The proteins below are encoded in one region of Myxococcales bacterium:
- a CDS encoding GNAT family N-acetyltransferase encodes MQGANMSDLIVRDGCIKDAEVITTFQQRMAWVTEGKSLDAETVSTGVRTVFNNPEFGCYLVAEIDGEVVGSLLITQEWSDWRNGLFWWIQSVYVDENVRRRGVYRAMHEEARKRAKAAGNVVGIRLYVERENTIAQQSYMQLGMKPTHYDVYEELVG; translated from the coding sequence ATGCAAGGGGCAAACATGAGCGATCTGATCGTGCGGGATGGTTGCATTAAAGACGCAGAAGTGATTACAACATTCCAACAGCGGATGGCCTGGGTGACCGAGGGTAAGTCGCTTGATGCAGAAACAGTATCAACTGGGGTGCGCACCGTGTTCAACAATCCGGAGTTTGGATGCTACTTGGTAGCCGAAATAGATGGCGAAGTAGTAGGTAGTTTGCTGATTACTCAAGAGTGGAGCGACTGGCGCAATGGGCTGTTTTGGTGGATTCAATCGGTATACGTCGATGAGAATGTAAGACGCCGAGGCGTGTACCGAGCCATGCATGAAGAAGCACGCAAGCGGGCCAAAGCAGCCGGTAACGTGGTTGGTATTCGGCTCTATGTTGAGCGAGAAAACACAATCGCACAACAAAGCTATATGCAGCTTGGAATGAAACCCACCCATTACGACGTGTATGAAGAACTTGTCGGATAG
- a CDS encoding rRNA pseudouridine synthase, which translates to MAEKLERLQKILAKAGVASRRAAEELIIKGRVRVDGRIVTELGSKANPRRAKIEVDGKRIVLEPLVYFVFHKPRAVLSTLSDPEGRECLADYIRDVPERVYPVGRLDYHTSGVLLLTNDGELSEALMHPRVAAPKVYIAKVSGKVSVDDLQKLTQGIVLDDGYKTAPAKVHVDREEPRSTWLRIALQEGKNRQIHRMLEALDKRVMRLARLSHAGIDAEGLRPGQKRPLKKTEIEKLKKRYLTDKKSDVTR; encoded by the coding sequence GTGGCAGAAAAACTAGAACGACTTCAAAAGATACTTGCCAAAGCGGGCGTTGCGTCGCGCCGAGCTGCTGAAGAGCTTATTATTAAAGGTCGGGTACGGGTTGACGGACGCATTGTGACTGAACTTGGGAGCAAGGCAAATCCGCGTCGTGCCAAAATCGAAGTCGACGGTAAACGCATTGTCTTAGAGCCACTGGTTTACTTTGTTTTTCATAAACCAAGAGCCGTGCTTAGTACGCTTTCGGATCCTGAAGGGCGTGAATGTCTTGCTGACTATATCAGAGATGTTCCGGAGCGTGTCTATCCTGTTGGTCGATTGGATTATCACACCAGTGGTGTTTTGCTTCTGACTAACGATGGTGAGCTCTCTGAAGCTTTAATGCATCCAAGAGTCGCTGCACCCAAAGTTTACATCGCGAAGGTGTCCGGCAAAGTGTCTGTGGACGATTTACAAAAGTTAACGCAGGGGATTGTCCTTGATGATGGCTACAAGACCGCGCCGGCGAAAGTTCATGTTGATCGCGAAGAGCCACGTTCGACATGGCTGCGTATCGCATTGCAAGAAGGTAAAAACCGCCAAATCCATCGTATGCTGGAGGCGTTGGATAAACGGGTTATGCGATTGGCGCGGCTATCACACGCTGGTATCGATGCCGAAGGCTTGCGACCTGGTCAGAAACGCCCATTAAAAAAGACCGAAATTGAAAAACTAAAAAAACGCTATTTGACTGATAAAAAGAGTGACGTTACGCGTTGA
- a CDS encoding ribbon-helix-helix domain-containing protein has protein sequence MARKKISTTIYITPEQSEKLKLLHERTKVPVAVYIREGIDLVLERYNDQLPGQLSLGESQNKRRK, from the coding sequence ATGGCCCGTAAAAAAATCTCCACCACCATTTACATTACTCCGGAACAGAGCGAAAAGCTCAAACTGCTTCACGAACGAACAAAAGTTCCTGTAGCAGTATACATCCGTGAAGGCATCGATTTGGTGCTTGAACGTTATAACGATCAACTCCCCGGACAACTCAGCTTAGGGGAAAGTCAGAACAAACGTCGGAAGTGA